A stretch of the Methanobrevibacter woesei genome encodes the following:
- a CDS encoding DUF5518 domain-containing protein — protein MTKWSAVIVGFILAVIVKTFFANYEFLGLLMVGFIVGALAREGIFGGIWNAAVAGAFGTIVCAIIFVIMATFGGALIGLFGGLIGFTVSGISTIFIVIGNLIYYAIVMGIAGGVGGAITSRN, from the coding sequence ATGACTAAATGGAGTGCCGTAATAGTCGGATTTATATTAGCAGTAATTGTAAAAACTTTTTTTGCAAATTATGAGTTTTTAGGACTGTTGATGGTTGGATTTATAGTTGGTGCATTAGCTAGAGAAGGAATCTTTGGAGGAATATGGAATGCAGCTGTTGCAGGAGCATTTGGAACCATAGTTTGTGCTATAATATTTGTAATTATGGCTACTTTTGGTGGAGCATTAATCGGATTGTTTGGAGGCCTTATAGGATTTACAGTATCTGGTATTTCCACTATATTCATAGTCATTGGTAATTTAATTTATTATGCGATTGTAATGGGAATCGCTGGAGGCGTTGGAGGAGCAATAACTTCCAGAAATTAA
- a CDS encoding flavodoxin family protein, which translates to MKTLIVYYSRTGNTDKIAKIIQEKLNCDIERITDNDKYKGILGFIKGGFNAVSGRGTTINQCSKNPEEYDLIIIGTPVWAGTLAVPVNTYIIQNREKFKRKIACFTTCGSSGYEETVKEISKRCEKSLSATLSITEADLNNPSEKINTFINKIKN; encoded by the coding sequence ATGAAAACATTAATAGTCTATTATTCTAGAACTGGAAATACAGATAAAATAGCTAAGATAATTCAGGAAAAACTAAACTGCGATATAGAAAGAATAACTGATAATGACAAATATAAAGGAATCTTAGGGTTTATTAAAGGAGGTTTCAATGCAGTTAGCGGTCGTGGAACCACTATTAATCAATGCAGTAAAAATCCTGAGGAATATGACTTAATTATTATTGGAACTCCTGTTTGGGCAGGAACCTTAGCCGTACCTGTAAACACTTACATAATACAGAACAGAGAAAAGTTTAAAAGAAAAATAGCTTGTTTTACTACATGTGGCTCAAGCGGTTATGAAGAAACAGTGAAAGAAATATCTAAAAGATGTGAAAAAAGTTTATCTGCAACATTATCTATAACAGAAGCTGATTTAAATAATCCTAGTGAAAAAATAAATACTTTCATAAACAAAATTAAAAATTAG